The following are encoded together in the Anoplopoma fimbria isolate UVic2021 breed Golden Eagle Sablefish chromosome 9, Afim_UVic_2022, whole genome shotgun sequence genome:
- the sh3gl2a gene encoding SH3 domain containing GRB2 like 2a, endophilin A1: protein MEKKMDTTARAVMDIITKTTEYLQPNPATRAKMSMMNSMSRMRGQEKGPGYTQTEAILGESMQRFGRELGEESNFGLSLIDAGEAMRELGEVKDALDMEVKQNFIDPMQNLHEKDLKEIQHHLKKMEGRRLDFDYKKKRQGKVTEDELKQALEKFDDSKEIAELSMFNLLESDIEQVSQLAALVHAQVEYHSRAAEILTQLSSKIDERIKDTSVKPRKEFAPKPRPKKNQQSHLNGKSFTSNSAFLLLSPQLFSPAPLDQPCCRALYDFDPENEGELGFKEGDIITLTNKIDDNWYEGMLHGNSGFFPINYVDILVPLPH, encoded by the exons ATGGAAAAG AAAATGGACACCACTGCTCGGGCAGTGATGGACATCATCACCAAGACCACTGAGTATCTGCAGCCAAACCCAG CCACCAGAGCCAAGATGAGCATGATGAACTCCATGTCGCGTATGCGGGGACAGGAGAAGGGGCCGGGCTACACGCAGACCGAGGCCATCCTGGGAGAGTCCATGCAGAGGTTTGGCAGGGAGCTCGGAGAGGAGTCTAACTTTG GCCTTTCTCTGATTGATGCTGGGGAAGCCATGCGTGAGCTTGGAGAGGTTAAGGACGCTCTGGACATGGAGGTCAAGCAGAACTTTATTGATCCAATGCAGAACCTCCATGAAAAAGATCTCAAGGAGATTCAG CATCACCTGAAGAAAATGGAGGGTCGTCGTCTGGACTTTGATTATAAGAAGAAACGTCAGGGCAAAGTGACCGAAGACGAGCTCAAACAGGCACTTGAGAAATTTGACGACTCCAAGGAGATTGCCGAGCTGAGCATGTTCAACCTATTGGAGAGTGAT ATTGAACAGGTGAGCCAGCTGGCTGCACTGGTACATGCTCAGGTGGAGTACCACAGTCGCGCTGCTGAGATCCTCACACAGCTCTCCAGTAAGATTGACGAACG GATAAAGGACACTTCCGTCAAACCGAGGAAAGAGTTTGCTCCTAAACCAC ggcccaaaaaaaaccaacaatccCACCTAAATGGCAAATC TTTTACATCTAACTCTGCTTTTCTTCTCTTATCTCCACAACTCTTTTCTCCAGCTCCCTTGGACCAGCCCTGCTGTCGTGCACTGTACGATTTTGACCCAGAGAATGAAGGTGAGCTAGGCTTCAAGGAAGGCGACATCATCACCCTGACCAATAAGATCGATGACAACTGGTATGAGGGGATGCTGCATGGCAACTCTGGCTTCTTCCCCATCAACTATGTGGATATCCTGGTGCCGCTGCCCCACTAG